The sequence below is a genomic window from Polyangiaceae bacterium.
AGTCCATCGTCATGATCCTGTCCACGGCGCTGGGCGAGCGGGTGATGCGCTACGAGCTCGGGAGCGAGCTGCCACAGCTGATCTTCGAGCCCGTGAACAGCCGCACGCTGATGCGGATCGAAGAGTCGGTGCGATCGGCGCTGCGTGACTTCGAGAAGCGCATCATCGTGCGCCGCGTGGTTGCCGCGCCGGACCAACAAATACAATCGAAGGTAAACGTCGTGATCGAGTACGACATTCCCCGTACGAATCGGCGCGGCAACCTGGTGTTCCCGTTCTACCTGCAGGGAGGCTGACCTCATGCC
It includes:
- a CDS encoding GPW/gp25 family protein, with product MKPTSILGRGVRFPFRPGADGRFSLIEGEDNVAQSIVMILSTALGERVMRYELGSELPQLIFEPVNSRTLMRIEESVRSALRDFEKRIIVRRVVAAPDQQIQSKVNVVIEYDIPRTNRRGNLVFPFYLQGG